In Numida meleagris isolate 19003 breed g44 Domestic line chromosome 3, NumMel1.0, whole genome shotgun sequence, the following are encoded in one genomic region:
- the MCFD2 gene encoding multiple coagulation factor deficiency protein 2 gives MTPGSFRSPLLFCLVAACLGPVQAEELAAGSPPSHSRLDKNLVQDKDHIMEHLEGVIEKPESEMSPQELQLHYFKMHDYDGNNLLDGLELATAISHVHKEEGGENTQAMKEEELISLIDDVLRDDDKNNDGYIDYAEFAKSLE, from the exons ATGACACCCGGGAGCTTTAGGAGCCCTCTGCTGTTCTGCCTGGTGGCCGCGTGCCTCGGCCCTGTCCAGGCTGAGGAGCTCGCGGCAGGCAGCCCGCCCTCACACAGCCGCCTCGATAAGAACCTGGTGCAGGATAAAGA ccaCATCATGGAACATTTGGAAGGTGTTATTGAAAAACCAGAGTCTGAGATGTCTCCGCAAGAGCTGCAGCTTCATTACTTCAAAATGCATGATTACGATGGCAATAATTTGCTAGATGGGTTAGAGCTTGCTACTGCTATATCACATGTCCACAAAGAG GAAGGTGGTGAGAATACCCAGGCAATGAAAGAAGAAGAGCTAATTAGTCTAATAGATGACGTCTTAAGAGATGATGATAAGAACAATGACGGATACATTGACTATGCAGAATTTGCAAAATCACTGGAATGA